In one window of Leptospira sp. WS92.C1 DNA:
- a CDS encoding SprT-like domain-containing protein has translation MILAFETQNETISHAQALKVLENRVLEFRKNYKQKTLEKKEIRFKFYPYSNLGSSIRISAGKLEFKIHSLYLKSDPIFLEAVVDLLLYKLLKLPIPEILESQIYRFYTNHSHSKSESQKKRKRIERSESKNETLKLILKKINDLYLQIDISEIDIYWGKGKSRTRLGHYDPSHKMIVINPILSQPSIPEFVLEYIVFHELLHVYFPVKRKNGKNVIHGKEFKILERKYPDYKKANLWLKSKLYQNTNF, from the coding sequence ATGATTTTGGCGTTTGAGACCCAAAACGAAACAATCAGCCATGCACAAGCTCTGAAAGTTTTGGAGAATCGTGTTTTAGAATTTAGAAAAAATTATAAACAAAAGACGTTGGAAAAAAAAGAGATTCGATTCAAATTTTATCCCTACTCCAATTTAGGAAGTTCAATCCGAATATCTGCTGGAAAACTGGAATTTAAAATTCACTCTCTGTATCTAAAATCGGATCCGATTTTTTTGGAAGCAGTTGTGGATCTGCTTCTTTATAAACTTCTAAAACTTCCTATTCCTGAAATTTTAGAATCTCAGATCTACAGATTTTACACAAACCATTCTCATTCGAAATCGGAATCCCAGAAAAAACGAAAACGAATCGAACGCTCCGAATCGAAAAACGAAACTCTGAAATTGATTCTAAAAAAAATTAACGATTTATATCTGCAAATCGATATATCCGAAATTGATATTTATTGGGGAAAGGGAAAATCCAGAACAAGACTCGGGCACTACGATCCATCTCACAAAATGATCGTAATCAATCCGATTCTTTCTCAACCCTCGATCCCTGAGTTTGTTTTGGAATACATCGTATTTCACGAATTGCTCCACGTGTATTTTCCCGTAAAAAGAAAAAATGGAAAAAACGTGATTCATGGAAAAGAATTTAAAATTTTGGAAAGAAAATACCCGGATTATAAAAAGGCGAATCTCTGGCTCAAATCCAAACTTTATCAAAACACAAATTTCTAA
- a CDS encoding AAA family ATPase, translating into MKLSTETYLLSPALEEAILLAEVTSRPLLLKGEPGTGKSLLAEYLADQRKLPLYTWHIKSITQAKEGLYFYDAVSRLNDSRFSEDSEKVKNIENYIRLGALGEAFDLDRKSIVLIDEIDKADIEFPNDLLLELDRMEFFIPEISKRVQAKHRPLTIITSNNEKELPAAFLRRCIFHYIEFPDPEFMKKIIQSHYPGIGHTLLIKALEMFYLIRRMDDLKKKPGTSELLDWIQILVHQGAVLKEEVRVPFLGALIKNEEDMRLFRN; encoded by the coding sequence ATGAAACTATCCACTGAAACCTATTTGTTGTCTCCTGCTTTGGAAGAAGCGATCCTGCTCGCAGAAGTGACTTCTCGTCCTTTACTTTTAAAGGGAGAACCCGGAACCGGAAAATCCCTTTTAGCCGAATACTTAGCGGACCAGAGAAAGCTGCCTCTTTACACCTGGCATATCAAATCCATCACTCAAGCAAAAGAAGGTCTTTATTTTTACGATGCAGTTTCTCGTTTGAACGATTCTCGATTTTCGGAAGATTCCGAAAAAGTGAAGAATATAGAAAACTATATCCGTCTGGGAGCGTTAGGTGAAGCTTTTGATTTGGATCGAAAGTCGATCGTTTTGATCGACGAGATCGATAAAGCGGATATTGAGTTTCCGAACGATTTACTTTTGGAATTGGATCGGATGGAGTTCTTTATCCCCGAAATTTCCAAACGTGTTCAGGCAAAACACCGTCCTTTGACTATCATCACTTCCAACAACGAAAAGGAACTTCCCGCTGCGTTTTTAAGAAGATGCATTTTTCATTATATAGAATTTCCGGATCCGGAGTTTATGAAAAAAATCATCCAGTCGCATTATCCTGGAATTGGACATACGCTTTTGATCAAAGCACTCGAGATGTTTTATCTCATTCGAAGAATGGACGATCTAAAAAAGAAACCGGGAACGAGCGAACTTTTGGATTGGATTCAGATTTTGGTTCATCAGGGCGCGGTATTGAAGGAAGAAGTTCGAGTTCCGTTTTTGGGAGCTCTGATCAAAAACGAGGAAGATATGAGACTTTTTAGGAACTGA
- a CDS encoding ATP-dependent helicase, with protein MSWKEELNSAQLEAVLTQEGPVLVLAGAGTGKTKTIISRLAQLVSAGVPASSILLLTFTRKAAREMILRASSMGDNRCSEVQGGTFHSFCSSVLRRFAPALGLSSDFTILDDADSLDVFQFLRNEKDFGKTKTRFPSNETLVRIHSEIQNTGKNLVLILEKDYPIFLQRQKDIAVIFEDYKTYKRERSLLDYDDLLYFTRDLLAEHAGVRSALSEKYRFIMVDEFQDTNKIQAHIACLLASEHSNLMVVGDDAQCIYTFRGATVRGILDFPKIFQNTKTIFLEKNYRSTPAILNLANAVLQNFSEKYEKYLFTENENGPIPAVLQFTDELEEAEGIAEILLQKKEEGIPFKKMGVLFRAGWNSNQLELVLAKRNIPFVKFGGRKFIETAHIKDLLSFLKILINPLDSVSWIRVLKLIPGIGNAKSSEILEQIRQSSGSMLILAEETGTALSKYLTPLYHLYQKHLDTKADVKTITSDFIDYYRVLLEKNYDDSKRRSEDLDSVLGFALKYSSLSDFLSDLTMDHASLSLEKINPDNSETDLLNLSTVHSAKGLEYDIVFILNTTEGAFPSSKNTDTEEERRLFYVAITRARKELYLTRPSLAQSKSGPYYTKLSRFLSEIPSPESVYELKFNSGKSSVKNDFVSNSSSANPKNVSESFSRIQDYFGS; from the coding sequence GGTGCTTGTTTTAGCAGGCGCCGGAACCGGCAAAACCAAAACCATTATCAGCAGATTGGCTCAACTGGTTTCTGCCGGAGTCCCGGCCAGCTCTATTTTACTCTTAACCTTCACTCGAAAGGCAGCGAGAGAAATGATTCTGAGAGCCTCCTCCATGGGGGACAATCGTTGTTCCGAAGTTCAAGGAGGAACCTTTCATTCATTTTGCAGCTCTGTACTTCGAAGATTCGCCCCCGCACTCGGCCTTTCCTCCGATTTTACGATCCTGGACGATGCGGATTCCTTGGACGTGTTTCAATTTCTGAGAAATGAAAAGGACTTTGGAAAAACAAAAACACGTTTTCCTTCCAATGAGACATTGGTGAGAATTCACAGCGAAATTCAGAATACAGGAAAAAATTTGGTGCTTATATTAGAAAAAGATTATCCAATTTTTTTACAACGACAAAAAGATATCGCAGTCATATTTGAAGACTATAAAACCTATAAAAGGGAACGTTCCCTTTTGGATTACGACGACCTCCTCTACTTTACCCGGGATCTCCTTGCGGAACACGCAGGAGTCCGATCCGCGCTTTCCGAAAAATACAGATTCATCATGGTGGATGAATTTCAGGATACGAATAAGATACAAGCTCATATCGCCTGCTTACTCGCTTCGGAACATTCTAATTTGATGGTGGTCGGAGACGACGCTCAGTGTATTTATACGTTTCGAGGCGCGACGGTTCGTGGAATATTAGATTTTCCTAAAATTTTTCAAAATACAAAAACGATATTTTTAGAAAAAAACTATCGGAGTACTCCGGCCATTCTCAATCTCGCAAATGCGGTATTACAGAATTTTTCGGAAAAATACGAAAAGTATCTATTTACCGAAAATGAAAACGGCCCAATCCCTGCCGTTTTACAATTTACGGACGAATTGGAGGAAGCGGAAGGAATCGCAGAAATTCTTCTTCAGAAAAAAGAGGAAGGAATTCCTTTTAAAAAAATGGGCGTTCTGTTTCGTGCAGGTTGGAACTCCAATCAACTCGAACTCGTATTAGCAAAACGAAATATTCCGTTCGTAAAATTCGGCGGAAGAAAGTTTATTGAAACGGCGCATATCAAAGATCTACTTTCCTTTTTAAAAATTCTGATCAACCCATTGGATTCCGTATCATGGATCCGAGTTTTAAAATTGATCCCCGGAATCGGAAATGCAAAATCCAGCGAAATCCTGGAGCAAATCCGCCAATCCTCCGGAAGCATGCTCATTCTTGCCGAAGAAACCGGCACCGCTCTCTCGAAATATCTAACCCCACTTTATCATCTCTACCAAAAACACCTGGACACAAAGGCAGATGTAAAAACGATCACTTCCGATTTTATCGATTACTACAGGGTTTTATTGGAAAAAAACTACGATGACTCCAAACGAAGATCGGAAGATTTGGATTCGGTTCTTGGTTTTGCTTTAAAGTATTCTTCCCTCTCCGATTTTCTTTCCGATCTCACGATGGATCACGCTTCTCTCAGTTTGGAAAAAATCAATCCTGACAATTCAGAAACGGATCTTTTAAACCTTTCCACAGTTCATTCCGCAAAGGGACTCGAATACGATATCGTTTTTATTTTGAACACCACCGAAGGTGCGTTTCCTTCCAGCAAAAATACGGATACGGAAGAGGAAAGACGACTCTTTTACGTCGCGATTACAAGGGCGAGAAAGGAACTCTATCTTACAAGACCGTCTTTGGCTCAATCCAAATCTGGGCCCTATTATACGAAGTTATCTCGATTTTTAAGCGAGATTCCCTCTCCGGAATCCGTTTATGAACTCAAATTCAATTCTGGAAAGTCCTCTGTCAAAAACGATTTTGTATCGAATTCTTCTTCCGCAAATCCCAAAAATGTATCGGAATCCTTTTCCAGAATTCAAGACTACTTCGGAAGTTGA
- a CDS encoding VWA containing CoxE family protein, translating into MFISFFYRLKTEGIPVTTGEFLDFLKVLDHFTTHRKAWVSLDELYRFSRACMVKDIKYFDAFDLVFSEIFGEKGALRPELKQELLNWLNNLFDNPDKLPPSLIPPDQLLEEFKKRLEEQKGEHHGGSKWVGTGGSSPFGHNGSNPEGVRVSGEGGNRSAVFQALERRYKEYRTDEQLDVRQIKIALKKLRNLRKEGVSEFHLPKTIDSTCKNAGDIQLEFERSRKNGLKVLLLMDTGGSMTAHAERVNKLFSASHQINHFKEFHYYYFHNIIYDAVYPKANMRTPISLQRIFKKHSDDTKLILVGDAYMAPYELMDPTYGFYHSRFRMDSRLPENPESGLDSLKRIKRQFRDLIWLNPEPKKYWDAPTIREIGSQIPMYFLSLDGLERGIKKLLNSL; encoded by the coding sequence ATGTTCATTTCTTTCTTTTACAGGCTCAAGACGGAAGGGATACCGGTCACCACGGGAGAATTTTTGGATTTTCTGAAAGTGTTGGATCATTTTACGACTCATCGAAAGGCATGGGTTTCACTGGACGAACTCTATCGTTTTTCCAGAGCCTGTATGGTAAAGGACATCAAATACTTCGATGCGTTTGATCTTGTGTTCTCCGAAATTTTCGGAGAAAAAGGAGCGCTTCGTCCCGAACTCAAACAAGAACTTTTAAACTGGCTCAACAATCTATTCGACAATCCGGACAAACTTCCTCCGTCCCTCATTCCTCCCGATCAACTCTTAGAAGAATTTAAAAAAAGACTCGAAGAACAAAAAGGGGAACACCACGGAGGAAGTAAATGGGTGGGCACAGGAGGTTCTTCCCCCTTTGGTCATAACGGATCCAACCCGGAAGGAGTGAGGGTAAGCGGAGAGGGAGGGAATCGTTCCGCCGTATTTCAAGCATTAGAAAGACGTTATAAAGAATACAGGACGGACGAACAACTCGACGTAAGACAGATCAAAATCGCGCTCAAAAAACTTAGAAATCTTAGAAAGGAAGGTGTGTCCGAATTTCATCTTCCGAAAACCATCGATTCTACCTGTAAGAACGCGGGTGACATTCAGCTCGAATTCGAACGTTCGCGTAAAAACGGTCTCAAGGTTTTGCTCTTGATGGATACCGGCGGAAGTATGACCGCTCATGCGGAACGAGTGAACAAACTCTTTTCGGCGAGTCATCAGATCAATCATTTTAAGGAATTTCATTACTATTACTTTCACAATATCATCTACGACGCGGTATATCCAAAGGCGAACATGAGAACTCCGATTTCTCTTCAGAGAATTTTCAAAAAACACAGCGATGATACAAAACTGATTCTGGTCGGAGACGCATACATGGCTCCCTATGAATTGATGGATCCTACTTACGGATTTTATCACAGTCGTTTTAGGATGGATTCTCGATTACCGGAAAATCCGGAGTCGGGTTTGGATTCTCTAAAACGGATCAAAAGACAGTTTCGAGATTTAATCTGGCTCAATCCCGAGCCCAAAAAATATTGGGACGCTCCAACGATCCGGGAAATCGGAAGTCAGATTCCGATGTATTTTCTTTCTTTGGACGGGCTGGAAAGAGGGATCAAAAAATTACTCAACTCGCTTTGA
- a CDS encoding ketopantoate reductase family protein, with protein sequence MFRILVLGSGAVSGLYAGKLAQAGCSLDFWVRKNATDLKQNGFQISSQPWGNFEYFPDDVFETLPESLDGYDLVLNGLKCLPEIGLESILGKAIPKHLPILLLQNGIGIEEPVSALYPSNEILSGLAFVCANRLSNGKILHLDYGELTLGSENRSPSKVCETLVRLFQSVGVPAQLTDSIRQARWKKLMWNAPFNPISVLSAGKNTSEILALDESRFLVIEIMKEVQILSRLDGAEVPESQIDTFITMTETMKPYKTSMLLDFEAGRPMELDAILGNALKIAKRYEVETPYIKTLYGILKLMNGSKRVE encoded by the coding sequence TTGTTCCGAATTTTAGTTTTAGGTTCCGGTGCGGTCTCTGGATTGTATGCTGGAAAACTGGCACAAGCAGGTTGTAGTCTTGATTTTTGGGTTCGAAAAAATGCGACCGATCTAAAACAAAACGGGTTTCAGATTTCAAGTCAACCTTGGGGAAATTTCGAATATTTCCCCGATGACGTTTTTGAAACACTACCAGAAAGTTTAGACGGATACGATCTTGTTCTCAATGGTTTGAAATGTCTTCCTGAGATTGGACTCGAATCCATTTTAGGAAAGGCAATTCCCAAACATCTTCCAATCCTGCTTTTGCAAAACGGGATCGGTATCGAAGAACCAGTTTCAGCCCTTTACCCTTCCAACGAAATTTTGAGCGGGCTCGCATTCGTTTGCGCCAATCGACTTTCCAACGGAAAGATTCTTCATCTGGACTATGGAGAATTGACTCTTGGTTCCGAAAATCGTTCCCCTTCGAAAGTTTGTGAAACCTTGGTGCGACTCTTTCAATCCGTGGGGGTTCCTGCACAACTCACGGATTCCATCCGTCAAGCGCGGTGGAAAAAGTTGATGTGGAATGCGCCCTTCAATCCGATCAGCGTTTTGTCGGCAGGAAAGAATACTTCGGAAATTCTCGCGTTAGACGAAAGCCGCTTTCTCGTCATCGAAATTATGAAGGAAGTTCAAATCCTTTCCCGTCTGGACGGGGCGGAAGTTCCCGAAAGCCAGATTGACACATTCATAACGATGACCGAAACGATGAAACCGTATAAAACGAGTATGCTTTTGGATTTTGAAGCAGGGAGACCGATGGAGTTGGATGCGATTTTAGGCAACGCATTAAAAATCGCAAAACGATATGAGGTGGAGACTCCTTATATCAAGACGTTATACGGTATTTTAAAACTAATGAACGGCTCAAAGCGAGTTGAGTAA